GAGCTCTGAGCCAAGGCTGGACATCCTTATCCACAATGCAGGTGAGAAGCAGCAggcccttgggggaggggggggagggggtagtGCCCTGGAGAGGTAGTCTCTCCAGCTTGACCTGACCAGGGGCCAGCAGACACATCTCACAGATGGGGGTTCTGTGAGACCCATGGGGCACCTGGAACAGCAACTCATGCCTAGCTTCTGCCCCCCTAGGGATCAGTTCCTGTGGCCGGATTCGGGAGGCCTTTAACCTGCTGTTGCGAGTGAACCATGTTGGCCCTTTTCTGCTGACACACTTGTTGCTACCCCGCCTGAAGTCATGTGCCCCCAGCCGTGTGGTGGTAGTGTCCTCAGCTGCCCACCGGCGTGGTCGTCTTGACTTCACACGTCTGGATTGCCCAGTGGTGGGCTGGCAGCAGGAACTTCGGGCATATGCTGACAGCAAACTAGCCAATGTGCTGTTTGCCAGGGAGCTTGCCACCCAGCTTGAGGGCACTGGTGTTACCTGCTATGCGGCCCACCCAGGTGAGGCCTGACTGGCTGCTCTTAATTGCCTCTCTATCATCTTTGTACCAAACTGTGCTAATCCCCAGTCTATTGAGTCACAGGATGGAAACATGGTCAGGGAGAAACCTGTTCCTTTCTGATCTTGGAACCAGGCTCTCTCCTCAcctgttttcttcccttcctacCTACAAGCTTGGATGCTGACCAGATGGGGAATAAGAACAAGACCTTGATAGTAATTCTGAGGGCTGGGGCTGCATTTCAGGGGCAGAACACTTGCTTTGGTATAGCTAAGACCCTGAGTTTGTgctatttgcttgcttgcttgggtTTGGGgtatttgttggttttgttttgttttgagtcagggtctcactatgtagccttggctgtccttaaACACTcaattcacctgcttctgcctccaaagtaatgggatcaaaggtgtgggtcaccatgcctggctttggttggggatttagctcagtggtagagtgctcacctaccatgcctggctttgttttgtttgtttgttttgtttttgtttttgtttttgtttttttcgagacagggtttctttgtggagctttggagcctgtcctggatctcactgtgtagaccaggctggcctcgacctcacagagatccacctgcctctgcttcccaagtgctgggattaaaggtgtgcaccaccaccgcccagcaagtttttgttgttgttgttcgtttgttttttaatatgtgtatattagtgtttttcaggcatgtgtgtgtgtgtgtggtacccaTATAGGCCAGAtccccttagaactggagttaaggatggctgTGGgcatccatgtgggtgctgaaatgaacctggatcctctataagagcagccagtgctcttaaccactgagcatccctTTAGCCCCTGGTTCATtggtttttgtgttgttgttttttgttgtggttttgttttgagacgctGTTTTACTCtggagcccaggttggcctgaagtTCTATGTAGCTCAGTTAAGCTTCAAATTCACCCTATTTGTCTTGCCTCATGCTTAGATTTCAAGTGTACGACACCATGTCAAgctgagaccctgggtttgatcaccaaCAAcaccatcagaaaaaaaaatttatgatggtgatgatgacatATTACCATTTAGACAGGAGCCCTTTCTTTGTGGTAGCCAGTATACAATAGGCATTATGGTGCTGGGACAAAAGCAGTGAGCCAACCTTGGTCTCGGTTCAGTCTCCAGGACCTAAAAATTatgcaaaggaaaacaaagatctgccaggtgtggtggaatGAACGTTTAGTGggaactaaaaccaaaaccaaagactTTACCCTCCTACCCAGTGACAGGTGAGAATAAAATGATGAGGAAGGAGGcataagaggtgtgtgtgtgtgtgtgtgtgtgtgtgtgtgtgtgtgtgtgtagagttctCAGGATGTTTTCTTTTGTCAGTGACAGTCAAGGAAGACCTTTGTAAAGGGAAGAATTGAACACAGATCTGAGTGAGATAAAGGCATCTTTGAAGCTCAGAAAGCCGCTAGCTACCAGACACAAAGGCAGAAGTTCCTGGTGTGCTGTAGGATGGCTGTGAGGAGAACAGAGAGAGTGGGATCCACTTAACTATTTTATTCTGAGTAAAATAATCGGTCTTTAAAAGACAGTGAatcgggctggagagagagctcagaggttaagagcactggctgttcttccaaaggtcctgagttcaattcccagcaaccacatggtggctcacaaccacctgtaatgaggtctggtgccctcttctggtgttcagggatctgtgcagacaaaacactgtatacgtaataaataaatcttaaaaaaaaaaaaaaaaactgaatcatCCTCATCTTTAGACAATAGGTTACAACAGGCGAACAACATCTGTCCTGCCTAGATCTCCAAACTGCACTGAGAAAACCATTGCCCGAGTCTTCTTTGTAATTACAGTGACAATACTACTAGGAACCTTTATTAAGCCCTTATTACAATTACAGATCCCTAGCATTCAAAACAGTGGCTGATATACCCAAGGTGCTTAAAAACTAATggttaaagccaggcatggtggcgcacgcctttaatcccagcactcgggaactcgggaggcagaggcaggcagttcgcTGTGAGTTggagaacagccagggctacacagagaaaccctctctccagggtgtgtgtgtgtgtgtgtgtgtgtgtgtgatggagattGGGCAGCAGAGGACACAGCCTGGGGGATGTGAATGTACTGGCTATTACCATGGTGGAAAGGCTTCTGGTAGGAAATGGGTTGTCACCTTGTGGGGTGCCTGAATACCTGGTAGATACCAGCCTCCtttccctggaaccagagtgTGCCGTCTGCTTCTGCCTGTTTCCCCCTGCCTGTTTCCCCCTGCCTGTTCCTGGGCCACTGTGTTCTTCCAcggctcttcttccttcctgtccacAGGACCTGTGAACTCGGAGCTCTTCCTGCGTCACCTCCCTGGATGGCTGTGTCCGATTTTGCGCCCACTGGCTTGGCTGGTACTCCGGGCACCTCAAGGAGGTGCCCAGACACCCCTGTACTGTGCTCTGCAGGAGGGCATTGAGCCCCTCAGTGGGAGATATTTTGCCAACTGCCATGTGGAGGAGGTCTCCCCAGCTGCTAGAGATGACCAGGCTGCTCACAGGCTATGGAAAGCTACCAAGAAGCTGGCAGGGCTTGGGCCTGGAGAGGATGATGATAGCCCTGATGAAGAGCCCGGACCTCAGGATCTAGGGACCCCATCTTCTCTGAGTGCTCCCAGCTCTGAGGAAACCACAGTTTCGGGACCTTTTCGTAGCTGTCAGGGCTCACCACAGTTGTCTAAATTGACACAGCGAAGAATTCAGGCGAAGGCTGAGCCTGCACACTAACTTTGCTAACCCGTAGGCTAGAATGCTTCTGTAGTGCGGTAGGACCGACCCCTCAAAAACCTCAGCTGTGTGCCTGGCCACTGAGAGGTCGCCACATTTACCTTGGTGGTTAAGTTTTGGGACCTCTTATGTCCTAAACAGCCCTTTTCCTAGCAAAAGGAAATAAGTAGTACTTCCTAAGACAGACAGTAATCCCAGATCCAGGCATGATGTCAAGACACTGTATTGCTTTGGAATTTGATTTTCGGATCTCTGGGCTCTTCCCTGAATAACGATCCGCCCCAGGGAAGGGCTGTGGACTTTGCTGCTGATGCACTGCTGATGTTGAACATTACTGAACCCAGGAGCCCTTTGCAACTTTCTAGCTAGGTAGTTCATTTACCCCCCCTTTTCCGAGGCGGGACTAGGAAAGGACTCAGGGCAGAGACTGGTATTTGAGCCCCGGGGTCTGCTGTAAGGCAGGTGTGCCCGAGGTGACGCAGCTCAAGGAGTTACTACTGATGAGCCCCAAAGGTGCTAGCGGGGCCAAGCCCCCTGGAATAAAGCGAGTTGACTCCCGACGCCAGGCTCCCGCCTCTCTCCACTCGCCGGCCCCGCCCTCCGCCGCCACACTTCCGGCGGGGCCGCAGCCGCGGAGGGGCGTAGGCAGGCGACGCGGGGGGAGGCGGGATAGGCTGGGCGCGGCCGGCGCTGCGGACCCGCCACAGCCCTCCAGGTCGCTGCAGACCAAGGCCCTGCTTGCCTACCTGCGGCGCCATGGGCAATTGCCACACGGTAGGGCCCAACGAGGCACTGGTGGTCTCAGGTGAGGCGACGGTGAGGGCGGGGGAGGCCGGCCGCCGAGGGTGCGGGACCCCGGGGCCGCCCCGGAGCCAGCCCCCAGAGGGCTATCCCTCCCCACGGCGTGGCCTCGGGCGCTCAGCCCTTCCTCCGCTCGGCCGTGGGTTTGGGGCTCCTAGtgtgtgtgggtcccagggcACGGTCGCGGAGCTCTGGAAGGCAGGTGCCTCACGGGGAGGGCCTGAGGCACGGGTTCCTCTTTTCCGGGTAAGGCAGACCCGTTAATTCCGAGCAGGCTGGGGCTTGCCAGGACTTACTGGCATCCACCGCCCTGGAAACGCGGGTGCGGCCTCTACAGTTGGGTAACCCGGCTCTGGCCTGTAGAGCTCTATCTAGATTACAAAATGCAGCAAGCTCTAGCATTggctgggtggggctgggggacTACCGCATTGGGAGCCTTAAGGCTGATGTTTATTTAGGTGGTGTATTAGGATGTCTGAGGCGGCAGCTAAAGCTACCTGGGGTCCTGTTGCTTGCTAGCTCGCTGTAATCTCTTCCCACCATCAGCACTGATTTTCAGCTTGTGTGCAGAATTACTGAGTCTGGCTGCCAAAAGGGGAGGTAGAAGCCCTGAGCCAGGGCTTAGAGCTGCCATTCTTGGAGAGGTGTAATGAATCCATTGGGCCCTCAAATGGGGATCGCAGAAATCAATCTCTTTACTGAGACATCCTCACAGTCCCCAACCCGGACCCTGCTCCAGTGGGAGAAATACGATACCCCATCTCATTAAAGACTAGAAGTCGGGGTTAGAAGGGAACACACAGAGGCCAACTTTGGCATCCCGAAGCCCAGgctgccccccaccaccaccacccataccTAAAGATGGCTTTTGGAGCCGTATAATAATTTGAGTGGGCTTGGGTTTCcagatttggggggtgggggggctagtttgttgtttgttgttgttgttgtttggttgttttttttttttttaagattaattttattatttttaagtgtgttagTGTGTCTGTCTGGAGATATGTGTaggtgagtgcaggtgcctacagaggccccAGGGAGTgaattcccctggagctggagttagagatgattatgagccacctgacataAGTACTAGGCATTGAAGTTGGATCCTCTGGACAAGCATTatgtgtgctcttaacctttgagccatatctccagcctgtgtttatttgttttgggagAAAGACTTTCTTGGTGCCCCTGGCTGGAACTGTGTAAATAAGGTTGACTTGGAGCttgcagagatcttcctgcctctgactccgcACTGATGGgatcaccaccacacccagcttgattttgtgtgagtgtgcttatggtgctgggaaccaaaccctgagAACTCAACTCATGCTGGTCAGTCACTATACCACACTCCTCGGGCCTAGAAGGCTTCAGACACCAGCATCTGGGGCTCAGTAAGTGGTGCAGCAGGTAAAGGAGAAGGAACCAACCTCTGTAAGAgatctacacacacatgtacatacacacacacaatgttgaaaatgttttctttcactgggtgtggtggcatatataTGCCTTAatacaagcacttgggaggcagagtcaggcagatctccgagtttgagggcATAGCCAGGGCTGTGGAATAGAGAccctatcaaaaaataaaaataaaaattgctttCAACGAATAAATCCGAAGAAACCAAAATctgaggctggagaagtggcccagttaagagcacttgctgcggctgcagaggatcagggttcagttttcagcacacacacacggCAACTAGCAGCTCTCTAACTCCAAATCGGGgccagatgccttcttctggcctccttgggcactgaacacatgtggtgcacagacatacaagcaggcaaaaacctgcacacacaaaattaaaataaaatctcaaagacaggttgtgtggcgcatgcctttagtctcagaactcgggaggcagaggcaggtaggtgggtctttgtgagtttgaggccagcctagtcaacaaagtgagttccaggacagacagggttacacagagaaaccctgtatcgagagaaaaaggaaacaaaaacaaaaacaaaaaactcaaagacaaacaaaaccagagctgGCACTGCactttttattgtgatttttcaGGAAGTCCAGACTCTGGGCTGAGGAGACCAAAGCTTGGGTTTTGCCCTTTGGAAAGTCTGGCAACCAGAGGTGAGAGGAGGTCCTGAGATGGTTGCCATGTGCCTGTTTTCTGCTTTCTTGGTAGC
Above is a window of Onychomys torridus chromosome 8, mOncTor1.1, whole genome shotgun sequence DNA encoding:
- the Dhrs13 gene encoding dehydrogenase/reductase SDR family member 13, producing the protein METLLLGAGLLLGAYVLVYYNLVKAPPCGGIGSLRGRTAVVTGANSGIGKMTALELARRGARVVLACRSRERGEAAAFDLRQESGNNEIIFMALDLASLASVQAFATAFLSSEPRLDILIHNAGISSCGRIREAFNLLLRVNHVGPFLLTHLLLPRLKSCAPSRVVVVSSAAHRRGRLDFTRLDCPVVGWQQELRAYADSKLANVLFARELATQLEGTGVTCYAAHPGPVNSELFLRHLPGWLCPILRPLAWLVLRAPQGGAQTPLYCALQEGIEPLSGRYFANCHVEEVSPAARDDQAAHRLWKATKKLAGLGPGEDDDSPDEEPGPQDLGTPSSLSAPSSEETTVSGPFRSCQGSPQLSKLTQRRIQAKAEPAH